Proteins from a genomic interval of Myxococcales bacterium:
- the mgtE gene encoding magnesium transporter, protein MTMRLASLLGPDLDEELLTDPAQLAELADELHAADLSELIAELEDGPAIKLLTNLPRDAVAEALDSMEPGRRAELVQQIDRTVAAELADLMSADERVDLLQEFEEDVRSDILSRMDKEERQDVRDLIHYGESSAGGLMTTEYVTLSPEVTVEKAIEQVRRTAEEKETIYEAFAVDPNGTLVGAVSLRDLVLAPATKRISEIMEADVVSVPAEMDQEEVAGIFQRYDLLALPVVDAHHKLLGIVTVDDVVHVLKEEQAEDIQKLGAVAPTEGSYFDTGFWTYLRSRAVWLVVLFIGQSFTVSVLKHYGTVTATVVALTFFIPLIISSGGNTGNQSAALVIRGMALGEFELGDAVKILSREMRMGLALGTILGGLGMIMATFIGSEEGYRFALAVGTALIACVTLGSVVGAGMPLLIRHLGMDPAVASGPFIASMLDVMGIFIYVETAVLMLGLRH, encoded by the coding sequence ATGACCATGCGGCTTGCCAGCCTTCTTGGCCCCGATCTCGACGAGGAGCTCCTGACCGATCCAGCGCAGCTGGCTGAGTTGGCCGACGAGCTCCACGCCGCGGATCTGTCCGAGCTCATCGCCGAGCTCGAAGACGGGCCTGCGATCAAGCTGCTCACGAACCTGCCCCGCGATGCGGTGGCCGAGGCGCTCGACTCCATGGAGCCGGGCCGCCGGGCCGAGCTGGTTCAGCAGATCGACCGCACCGTGGCGGCCGAGCTGGCCGACCTGATGTCGGCCGACGAGCGCGTCGACCTTCTCCAGGAGTTCGAGGAGGACGTCCGCTCGGACATCCTCTCCCGCATGGACAAAGAGGAGCGGCAGGACGTCCGCGACCTCATCCATTACGGCGAATCATCCGCCGGTGGTCTGATGACCACCGAGTACGTCACATTGTCCCCCGAAGTGACGGTGGAAAAGGCGATCGAGCAGGTCCGGCGCACGGCCGAGGAAAAAGAGACGATCTACGAGGCGTTCGCGGTCGATCCCAACGGCACCCTCGTGGGGGCGGTGTCCTTGCGGGATCTCGTGCTCGCGCCGGCCACGAAGAGAATCTCTGAGATCATGGAGGCCGACGTGGTCTCGGTGCCGGCCGAGATGGACCAGGAAGAGGTTGCGGGCATCTTCCAGCGCTACGACCTCCTGGCCCTGCCGGTAGTGGACGCTCATCACAAGCTGCTCGGCATCGTCACGGTCGACGACGTGGTGCACGTGCTCAAGGAAGAGCAGGCCGAGGACATTCAAAAATTGGGCGCCGTGGCCCCCACGGAAGGTAGCTACTTCGATACGGGCTTTTGGACATACCTGCGGAGCCGGGCGGTGTGGCTGGTGGTGCTGTTCATCGGACAGAGCTTCACCGTGAGCGTACTCAAACACTACGGCACGGTCACGGCAACCGTCGTTGCGCTCACCTTCTTCATTCCCCTCATCATCTCTTCGGGCGGAAACACGGGCAATCAGTCCGCCGCCCTCGTCATCCGCGGGATGGCGCTGGGAGAGTTCGAGCTAGGCGATGCCGTGAAGATCCTGTCGCGCGAGATGCGCATGGGCCTGGCTCTAGGGACCATTCTAGGCGGCCTTGGCATGATCATGGCCACGTTCATCGGCAGCGAAGAGGGATACCGGTTTGCCCTCGCCGTGGGTACCGCCCTCATCGCCTGCGTCACCTTGGGTTCGGTCGTGGGTGCGGGCATGCCGCTCCTGATCAGGCATCTGGGCATGGACCCCGCCGTGGCTTCGGGGCCGTTCATTGCGTCCATGCTCGACGTGATGGGTATCTTCATCTACGTCGAGACGGCCGTGCTGATGCTGGGCCTCCGGCACTGA